The nucleotide window TATAATGAGAAAAATAACACAATATCCTTTGATATAAACGATAATATTGCATGGATAATAGATGGTCAGCATAGGCTCTATGGATTAGTATTAAGTAAAACGCCAATTGATGTTGTTGTAGTTGCTTTTGAAAAACTAGACATATCGGATCAAACCAAGATTTTTAAAACAATAAACTCAACACAGAAAGGTGTAAACGCCTCTTTAATTTATGACCTTATCGATTTAATAAAGGATACAAGTTATATAGAGGCAAGGGCACATGAGTTGGTTAAAAAATTAAATGAAGATATAGAATCTCCATGGTATACACAAATAAAAATGCTTGGAACTGGTCCCGGGCTGGTTTCACAAAATGCTTTTATTGGCAATTTGAAACCATTATTAGATGCGAATAGAGGAAATTCATTAATTATTTATACTGAAGAAGAACAATATAAGATATTGAAAAATTATTTTAATGCAATGAAAGCGACATTTATAGACCACTGGGGTAACCCTAAATCTCTACTAACAAAAACAGTTGGTTTTTCTGCTTTAATGGAGATACTCTCACCCATCTTACAGTTGTGTTTAACCAATAACTCTGACTTTACTACTAATGCTATAATTAGGACACTTCAGCCTATTAAGAATTATGATTTTTCTAGTGGCGGCGCTTTAAAAGGTGTTTCAGGAAAACATGGAGTACAGCGAATTGTAACTGAATTAAACAAACTACTGGCTTCTCATAGAAAAACAAGTAGCACTTCTACTATTAGGCTTTGAGGTCAGATATGCAATCAAGTCACTTTTTAAAGTTTTCCAAGATA belongs to Deltaproteobacteria bacterium and includes:
- a CDS encoding DGQHR domain-containing protein is translated as MGIFKVQRVQQNDWVFYVFVIKSDLLNKIAYVSSRYKDKIEGYQRNLSEKRAEEIQDYIFKLKGVIPNNIILNFNIELNYNEKNNTISFDINDNIAWIIDGQHRLYGLVLSKTPIDVVVVAFEKLDISDQTKIFKTINSTQKGVNASLIYDLIDLIKDTSYIEARAHELVKKLNEDIESPWYTQIKMLGTGPGLVSQNAFIGNLKPLLDANRGNSLIIYTEEEQYKILKNYFNAMKATFIDHWGNPKSLLTKTVGFSALMEILSPILQLCLTNNSDFTTNAIIRTLQPIKNYDFSSGGALKGVSGKHGVQRIVTELNKLLASHRKTSSTSTIRL